ATAGTCAGTGACGGTACAGGTGAAACGGCTTCTGCCATTGTCAAAGCAGCACTGGTTCAATACCCCGACCGTGATATCAGCCTTGTACGGTGTAAAAACATTCGAACCGAAGAACAACTTGATGGCATCATCGAAGAAGTTAAGGCTCGAGACGGTGCCGTGGTATTTACTGTGGTTAGTAGTAAACTGCGTCAAAAAATTGAAAATCTCTGCCAAATTAATAAAATTCCTTATAAAGATTTATTTGGGCCACTGCTTCAAATGTTTAGTAAATATTTTCAAAAAGAAGAAACCAATTTTACAGCTGGTTTACTCAGACAAACAGATGAAAAATATTTTAAACGTATTGAAGCCATTGAATTTACAGTTAAGCACGATGATGGAAAAGTTGTCAGCGACCTTGAAAATTCAGATATTGTGCTTGTCGGTATTTCTAGAACGAGTAAAACACCATTATCAATTTTCTTAAGCCACAAGGGCTGGAAAGTTTCTAATGTTCCAATTGTACTTGGGGTTTTACCACCAAAAGAGCTATTTACTATTGATCAAAAAAAGATCATCGCATTAACAATTGATCCTGAAAAGCTCGCGCGTATTAGAAAGAATCGTCTTGAAAAGCTTGGGCAGGACTTAAGTAGTGATTATGCTAGCGAACGTCATATCCATGAAGAATTAGAATATGCCACTCAAATTTTCTCTAAAAACCGTCGCTGGCCTGTATTTGATGTTACTGAAAAAGCGCTTGAAGAGACTGCTACCGAGATCACAAAACTCATAGCAAGTCGTCAGGGAATTACAGGTCTTGAGAATTTCTAGTTTTTCTCTTGGGTTCATACTGTTACTATTAATTTATGGCAATGATTTCTAAAGGTCTAGGGCTATACATCATCTTGTGTGCCTCATTTTTTGCAGTAAATGCTGAGGCAAAACTTTTTCGTAATGCCTATGTGCAATTTGAACTTCCTGAATCTTGGAATTGCAATCTCGAAGGCACTGAATGGGTTTGCGCAAGTACTAAAAAAGATGATGCGCGAGAGAGCATTATTATTCTCACTGCAAAAGAAGTTGGCCCTCAAGATAGTTTTGCCTCATATGAGAATTATTTAAAAGTACCACGATTACTTAAATTACCAACGGGCAAAGAAACTCCCAGCCAAGTCAAAAACAGTCGCATTCGAAAAATTAATGATCATCAATGGGTTGATTCTCTACATTTAGGAAGTGAGATCTCTGGCTACTACACACGTTATCTTGCAACTATTAAAGACAAACTAGCTATTCTTGTTACGCTCAGTGCTCATCAAAAATTTTATACAAAATTTAGTAATGATTATTTTAAAGCAGTCGAAAGTTTACGTGTGGTTGCAACTAAAGATCTTTTTGCGCCCAAAGCACTGGCTCCTGTAAAACCTGGATCTGAAACCATTGGAGTTGGAACAAACACAAGTTTACCTGGCGATGAAGCTCCACCCGAAGAGGAAAATGGGGAAAGTCATGAACCCTTAGTACTGGGCGGCGGTGGATTATTACTTTTAGCTCTTGGCTATTACATGTGGCGCAAAAAAAATATCTAATCAATAACAGTCTTTAATTTTAAATCTAATTCTGGTCTTAAAATTTTATACTCTCTCATTACAAGTTCTACATATTTTTGAGTCGACGGAATCAAAGGAATTCCACCTTGCCTGATCACACGATTTTCCCCAGCATGGTATGCAGCCAGAGCAAATGAAATTTTATTATCAAAAAGATTTAAAAGATGTCGTAGATATCTTGCGCCACCGGAAATATTTTCTGTTGGATTAAATGCATTACGCACTCCCCAAATTCGAGCTGTTTCAGGCATCAATTGCATAAGCCCTAACGCACCTTTTGAGGAAACCGCATTTACATGCCAATTACTTTCAATGGCTATTACAGCTTCTATAAGTGAAGCATCAATTTTTGATTGCATTGCGGCTTCTCTGATTATTTTTTTAAAACGCGCACGAACAATATCAGGGGGAAACCTCAATTCAGGATGTGTTGCTAAAATCGGATTACCATCGGCATCAATGTATTTAAAAAGTGTGCTGCGACTACTTGAAATAGCATCAAGAGAAAATACAGAAATGCAAAAGAACGCACTTAACAAAAAACACACGTTCATAATACCCCCCAACTAGACCTAACAGGTTATGCTCATTCTATGAAATTTTTGTCAGACTAGCAATATGTGGCACACCCAAACTTGAATGAGAATTCTTGCTGTGTTAGACTCTAGAGGATGATGACAACAGAGATAACGGCATTATTAAAAGAATGGGGAGTTACCATCGGACTCTTAGCAGTTGCTGCAACTGCACTGGGCACTTTGCTAGTCCTTAGTCTTAGAGAATTTGCGTTTTGGTTTTTAAGATTAAATAAAATTCTTAATAACCAAAAAGAAGTACTCGCTCGTTTAGAAACACTCGAAAAAACAGTAAAAGCAGATTCTGCACTACTAACAGAGCTAACGACTGCTGAAATCCCTTCGACCACAATGTCACAAAATACTGCAATTCAAAATGTAGCTGCGAATTCTAATCTTAAAAACTCAACCTCAAAGTCAGATACAAAATTTCCTATTTAAAAAATTTCTTGATACTTTTTAACCTCAAGTAATCCAATGGGTCGCACCTGCTCGATTACATCTGTAGATTTAGATAACACAAGAATTTTAAGATCCTTTGGGTTTAGGTGCTTTTTAATTGAGGCGTTCACATCGCTTGCTGAAATATTTTCAACATTGCTGACAAAATTTCTTAAATAATCATCCGGTAAACCATACAATCTTAATATTGCAAGATTGAACCCAAGACGTTCAGACGTTTCTATTGAGCGAGGAAATGAGCCCATCATATAATTCTTTGCAGCTTCAACTTCATCTTTTGTGACGCCACTTGAATAATACTCATTAAACACTTTCAATGTTTCATTAATTGTAAGGGCCGTTGACTCATTTTTTGTAAAGGTGGAAATAAAAAATGGCCCGCGATCTAATCGGGCATCAAAACTACTTGATATTCCATATGTCAGACCAAGTTGCACTCGAATGCGATCCATTAAGCGCGATGAAAAGTTTCCGCCTAACACCGTAGTCGCTACTCTTAACTGAAGATAATCCTCAACAGTTCGTTTTACTCCCATGTGACCTAAAATGATTTGTGTTTGTGTTAAATCAGGTT
This genomic stretch from Oligoflexia bacterium harbors:
- a CDS encoding pyruvate, water dikinase regulatory protein; its protein translation is MSNIGGTIFIVSDGTGETASAIVKAALVQYPDRDISLVRCKNIRTEEQLDGIIEEVKARDGAVVFTVVSSKLRQKIENLCQINKIPYKDLFGPLLQMFSKYFQKEETNFTAGLLRQTDEKYFKRIEAIEFTVKHDDGKVVSDLENSDIVLVGISRTSKTPLSIFLSHKGWKVSNVPIVLGVLPPKELFTIDQKKIIALTIDPEKLARIRKNRLEKLGQDLSSDYASERHIHEELEYATQIFSKNRRWPVFDVTEKALEETATEITKLIASRQGITGLENF
- a CDS encoding lytic transglycosylase domain-containing protein; translated protein: MNVCFLLSAFFCISVFSLDAISSSRSTLFKYIDADGNPILATHPELRFPPDIVRARFKKIIREAAMQSKIDASLIEAVIAIESNWHVNAVSSKGALGLMQLMPETARIWGVRNAFNPTENISGGARYLRHLLNLFDNKISFALAAYHAGENRVIRQGGIPLIPSTQKYVELVMREYKILRPELDLKLKTVID